TCCAGGAGCGAAATCACACAGATCGAGAGCATGGTGGAACCCAGTGACCGCTTGATCGTGGCGCACGACCCTTACGACCCGCGCTACGAAAAAATCCGCGCGCTGCGGACCGAGCTGCTGTTGCGACGCGAGTCGGTTGATCGCGCCGACATCGTCGCGTTGTTGAGCCCGTGTCCTGGCGAAGGCCGCTCGCTGCTGGCGGCGGAACTCGCCATTTCCTTCGCGCAAATGGGCCGTCCGACGCTGCTGGTCGATGCGGATTTGCGCCACCCGCAGCAGCATTTGTTTTTCGGCACCGACAACCGTCAGGGACTGTCGCAGGCGATCGAGTACGGCACAAAACCGCAGCTTCATGCCGTGCGCGGTTTGCCGCGAATGTCGGTGTTGACGGCGGGCGAGGTACCGGCCAATCCGCTGGAGTTGCTGTCCAGCAGCGCCTTCGCCTCGATGATCGAGGATTGGCGCGACAATTTTGAATTCGTCGTGATCGATACGGCACCGGTCATGCATTTTTCAGACGGACTGGCGGTGGCGAGTCTGGTCGGCCGCGTGCTGGCGCTGAGCCGCGCGCACCATACGCCTTACAAGGACATGCAGGACATGTTGCGGCGACTGGCGGCCACGCGTTCACTGATTCTCGGCGCCGTCATCAGCCATTTCTGATTTTCATGCCGGTCCGCCGCATCGCTTTGCCTGGCGCCGGCGCCTCATCCAGAAAAAGCGATAGTTATGGAACTGACAACATCGAACCCCGCGCAACCCCACGGCATGACGTGGCTGCGAGACGACCGGTATTCCTGGTTCCTGGCGGGAATGATGTGGGTGCTGATCGTGCTGATGATCGTGCCGGAAGGCTTCGATTATCAGAGGCTCGCCACAGCCAGTGCGCCCAGTTCAGGCGGGCCCATCAGCCGCATGCTGTGGCTGTTGCTGCTGGCGCTGGGCATCATGATGGTATCCTGGCGCGCGGGTCTGGCCTGGCTGCTGGCGCGCGTGCTGAATCCTTTTTTTCTCCTTTTCGTCGCGCTCGCGATTGTCAGCGTCGCCTGGTCCATTGACCCAGCCCTGAGCATCCGGCGTCTTATCCGCCTGGGCACGATTGTGTTGGCCTGTGTCGCATTCGTGTTGATGAGCTGGCACGCGCGACGCTACCAGAACGTCGTACGCCCGATACTTACCATCGTGCTGCTGGGCTCGATCATTTTTGGTCTCGTGTTTCCAGCGCTCGCCATCCATCAGCAAACCACGCCGGAACTCATCGGCGCATGGCACGGACTCGCGAATCACAAGAATGGCCTTGGCGCCCTGGCCTGCATTTCTCTGATTTTCTGGTTTCATGCCTGGCTGACCCGGGAGGTCAGATTCCTGCCGGCGTTGACCGGTGGCGCGGTCGCTGTAACCTGCCTGGTGCTGTCGCGCAGTTCGACATCGCTGGCGGCCACTTTATTCGTGATGGCCGTGCTGCTCGTGCTGTTGCGCTCGCCTCAGGGCCTGCGTCCTTATATGCCCTATCTGGTCTCGATGCTGGTGGCGCTGCTCCTGATATACACCCTCGCTATCCTGAATCTGATCCCGGGGCTGGGAACCCTGATGGCCCCCGTCACCGCGCTGACCGGCAAGGACACGTCGCTCACCGGCCGCACTGAAATCTGGACGATTCTTTCCGAGCATATCAGTTACCGTCCCTTCCTCGGCAGCGGCTACGCGGCCTATTGGACCGCCGGACCGGTCCCCGGAGCGGACTCGTATGCGTTCGTGTGGCGCATGGGCTCCTTTTATCCCGGATCCGCCCACAACGGCTATCTGGAAATCGTCAACGATCTGGGTTGGATCGGCCTGCTGTGCCTGATCGCCTATATCGTCGTGCATATCCGGCAGTCGCTGCAGCTGCTGGAAATCGACCGCCATCAGGGCGCCCTGTTTCTGGCCCTGTTCTTTCAGCAAGCGATCACGAACCTCTCCGAAACACACTGGTTCAGCGTGCAGAGCGTCGACTTCGTGATCATGGCGCTGGCGACGACGGCGCTGGCACGCAGCCTTCTGGAACATCGACTGCGTCTGGTTTTTGGCCAGCCTCAGCCCTCCACGATCGGGACATCCCACGGGATGGCCTTACCGCTGGCGCGCGAATCTTTCGATCGCACTCCGGATGGCGGAGCCTGATCTCATGACGCCCGTCAGCGACCGCCCCCAGTACGCAACCGGCACGATCCCGTCCCTGGATGGCATCCGCGCCATCGCGGTGGCGCTGGTGTTCTTCGCCCACAGTGGATTCGATGCCATCATTCCCGGCGGCCTCGGTGTCACCATTTTTTTCGTGCTGAGCGGCTACCTCATCACCACCCTCATGCGCATCGAGCACGCCCGCCGCGGCCGCATCAGCTATCGTGGCTTTTACCTGCGACGTCTGCTGCGGCTGATGCCGCCTTTGTTCATTGTTGTCGTGGTAACCGGCCTGCTGGCCGCCTTCTCCGTCATCGATGGCGGTTTCACAACGGGCGGCCTGTTCTCGGCCCTGTTTTATTTCGGCAACTATCATGTGATTGCGAACGACTACCATGGCATGCCCGTGGGTCTCGGCGTGATATGGTCGCTGGCCATCGAGGAACACTATTATCTTTTTTATCCTCCGCTGGCGGCGCTGTTGCTGCGTGTCGGCCGCGTCGGACTGTCCGTCACCGCGCTCTCGATACTCTGCGTCGTCGTTTTGGCGTGGCGTTACTGGCTCGTGTTTCATGGCGGCACGGAAGCGCACATCACGATGGCCACCGACACGCGGGCCGACGCCATCCTGATCGGTTGTATCATGGCATTGTTGTTCAATCCCCGGCTGGATCCGGTCCCGGCCCCGAAAGCACTCAACGACTTGGGCATCGCCGCGGTCTGCGTCGCCGTGTTGGCAGGCACTCTGCTGTATCGCGACGAAGTCTTCCGCCTCACGGCCCGCTACACCCTGCAATGCCTGGCGATCGCACCCCTGATCTATCTGGCCGTGGCCCGGGCGGACCGGCTGCCGTTTCGCTGGTTGAACGCCCGACCGCTCGTGTATATCGGAACGATTTCCTACACCATCTACCTTTCGCATCACGTGATTCTGCTGGGGCTCGCCAAACACTGGCCGCAGCTGGGCTGGATCGGGCTGACGCTGCTGGGGGCCATCATGACGCTGGCGGTGGCGGAACCGATGCGCCGCTGGGTCGAAGAGCCCTGCGCCAGGCTGCGCAAACGGCTGCATCGAAAAACCCTCGCGCGCGAGCCGGCGCCGGGCATTCTCCCCGTGGGTGCGCCATGAAATGCGCTGAAGCCATCACGCCGCATGACGTATCTCCGGAAGCGGCCATCAGCGCCATCCTGAGCCACGGCGGGCCGGTTCTGCTCGACCTGGATGAAACACTGTATCTGCGCAACTCCACCGAGGACTTCATCGATTCGGCGCGTCCGCGCCTGCCGGCGCTGTTGCTGATGAGGATGCTGGATGCCGTCAAACCGTGGCGCTGGACCGGCGGCGAAACCACCCGCGACGTGTGGCGCGTGCGCCTCATCGCGACATGCTTTCCCTGGACCGTGAAGCGCTGGAAAAACCAGGTTATCGGGCTCGCGAAAAACTTCACCAACCTGCGTCTGTTGGAAGCGCTGAAAACGCCGGGCACGACGCCGATCATCACCACCGCCGGATTCCAGCCTATCGTCGCCCCGCTGGTGGCGGCGCTGGGTCTGCCGCAGGCGCAAATAATCGCCGCGCGCCTGTCGAGCTTCGCCGACCGCCGCGATGGAAAACTTCATCTGGTCGTCGGCGCGCTCGGTGATGACACCGTTCGCCGCGCGCTCGTGCTTACCGATTCGGCGCAGGACCTCACGCTGCTCAATGCGTGCGCCCGCCCATTGCGGGCGGTGTGGCCGGAGGCGCGTCACCAGCACGCCTTGAGCGGTGTCTACCTGCCCGGTCAGTACCTGACGCATGTCAAACGACCCGGTGCGCGCTATATCGTGCGCGGCATCCTGCAGGAGGATTTCGCCTTCTGGGTCTTGAGCTCGATAGCACTGGCGGCGCTGCCGCTGCTGCATGTCCTGGGGCTGCTGTTCCTGCTGGTGTCGTTCTGGGCGATCTACGAGCGCGGCTACGTTGACAATGATCTGATCGCGGCGCGCTTCGAGACAGACCCGAAACTCAGCGCGGCATTTATGGATTCGCCGGTGGCCACACCGCGCTGGCAACCGTGGATCTGGGCGTTCGCCTGTGGCGCGATCGCCATTGTTCTGCTGCGCTGGCCGGCAACCCCCGTGCCCATGGACTTCGCCGCATGGGCCGCAGTACTGCTGGCGACCCACGGCTGGTTCATGCTGTACAACCGATTTGACAAGGGCGCGCGCGTCTGGATGTTTGCGGGTTTGCAGTTCGCACGCAGCGCGGCCTTTATCGCGCTGGTGCCGATCGGTCTGATCGGCGCGCTGGCGCTCGGCGCCCATGTCCTGGCAAAGTGGGTGCCCTATTACGTATACCGGCTCGGCGGCAAGGAATGGCCCGAGGCGCCATTTCATCTGATACGGTTGTTATTTTTCCTGGTATTGGCGCTGTTGCTGGGGTTTTCCCAGGGAATCGCGTCACTGTTGAGCGGAACCGCGCTGGCGCTGCTGGCCTGGAATTTGTTCAGGGCCCGCCAGGAACTGGCCGCGGCCTTGAAGGCGGCCAGACGTCTGGACCGGGCCGGCACCCGGCCCCTGCCATGAACATCAGCCTGTGCATTGCCACCTACCGCCGGCCGGAACGTCTGGGCGCACTGCTCGATGACCTCGTCAAACAGCAGCAACTTCCAATAGACGTCGTGGTAGTCGATAACGATGCCGCGGGCAGCGCACGCGCGGTGG
The DNA window shown above is from Sulfuricaulis limicola and carries:
- a CDS encoding CpsD/CapB family tyrosine-protein kinase gives rise to the protein MNIKTASHGAVDTKHASHGGADQASRSRSEITQIESMVEPSDRLIVAHDPYDPRYEKIRALRTELLLRRESVDRADIVALLSPCPGEGRSLLAAELAISFAQMGRPTLLVDADLRHPQQHLFFGTDNRQGLSQAIEYGTKPQLHAVRGLPRMSVLTAGEVPANPLELLSSSAFASMIEDWRDNFEFVVIDTAPVMHFSDGLAVASLVGRVLALSRAHHTPYKDMQDMLRRLAATRSLILGAVISHF
- a CDS encoding O-antigen ligase family protein produces the protein MELTTSNPAQPHGMTWLRDDRYSWFLAGMMWVLIVLMIVPEGFDYQRLATASAPSSGGPISRMLWLLLLALGIMMVSWRAGLAWLLARVLNPFFLLFVALAIVSVAWSIDPALSIRRLIRLGTIVLACVAFVLMSWHARRYQNVVRPILTIVLLGSIIFGLVFPALAIHQQTTPELIGAWHGLANHKNGLGALACISLIFWFHAWLTREVRFLPALTGGAVAVTCLVLSRSSTSLAATLFVMAVLLVLLRSPQGLRPYMPYLVSMLVALLLIYTLAILNLIPGLGTLMAPVTALTGKDTSLTGRTEIWTILSEHISYRPFLGSGYAAYWTAGPVPGADSYAFVWRMGSFYPGSAHNGYLEIVNDLGWIGLLCLIAYIVVHIRQSLQLLEIDRHQGALFLALFFQQAITNLSETHWFSVQSVDFVIMALATTALARSLLEHRLRLVFGQPQPSTIGTSHGMALPLARESFDRTPDGGA
- a CDS encoding acyltransferase family protein, with amino-acid sequence MTPVSDRPQYATGTIPSLDGIRAIAVALVFFAHSGFDAIIPGGLGVTIFFVLSGYLITTLMRIEHARRGRISYRGFYLRRLLRLMPPLFIVVVVTGLLAAFSVIDGGFTTGGLFSALFYFGNYHVIANDYHGMPVGLGVIWSLAIEEHYYLFYPPLAALLLRVGRVGLSVTALSILCVVVLAWRYWLVFHGGTEAHITMATDTRADAILIGCIMALLFNPRLDPVPAPKALNDLGIAAVCVAVLAGTLLYRDEVFRLTARYTLQCLAIAPLIYLAVARADRLPFRWLNARPLVYIGTISYTIYLSHHVILLGLAKHWPQLGWIGLTLLGAIMTLAVAEPMRRWVEEPCARLRKRLHRKTLAREPAPGILPVGAP
- a CDS encoding haloacid dehalogenase-like hydrolase produces the protein MKCAEAITPHDVSPEAAISAILSHGGPVLLDLDETLYLRNSTEDFIDSARPRLPALLLMRMLDAVKPWRWTGGETTRDVWRVRLIATCFPWTVKRWKNQVIGLAKNFTNLRLLEALKTPGTTPIITTAGFQPIVAPLVAALGLPQAQIIAARLSSFADRRDGKLHLVVGALGDDTVRRALVLTDSAQDLTLLNACARPLRAVWPEARHQHALSGVYLPGQYLTHVKRPGARYIVRGILQEDFAFWVLSSIALAALPLLHVLGLLFLLVSFWAIYERGYVDNDLIAARFETDPKLSAAFMDSPVATPRWQPWIWAFACGAIAIVLLRWPATPVPMDFAAWAAVLLATHGWFMLYNRFDKGARVWMFAGLQFARSAAFIALVPIGLIGALALGAHVLAKWVPYYVYRLGGKEWPEAPFHLIRLLFFLVLALLLGFSQGIASLLSGTALALLAWNLFRARQELAAALKAARRLDRAGTRPLP